A genomic segment from Dermacentor silvarum isolate Dsil-2018 chromosome 11, BIME_Dsil_1.4, whole genome shotgun sequence encodes:
- the LOC119434124 gene encoding LOW QUALITY PROTEIN: secretory carrier-associated membrane protein 1-like (The sequence of the model RefSeq protein was modified relative to this genomic sequence to represent the inferred CDS: deleted 1 base in 1 codon) gives MSGLDSNPFADPHAPSPFADPAVTQVTSRSQQAQSGLGLEDYNPFAEQPRPPTASPPQYRPSTVATPAASSAVVQPAVMQAVTEPPPAYTAGGGGGQSTTISTAELQKRQEELEKKRPELQAREEALRGAQFNARANNWPPLPDKCCVAPCFYQDIGVDIPLEFQKIVRTVYYLWIFYVLVLVLNFLGGLAILVKEGGATHFGFSILYLVLFAPLSFLCWFRPLYKAFRSDSSFNFMVFFFVFFVQLIVSVIYAVGIGTTGASGFVVAIDAFSKSIALGIFLTIVATGHAVNAAWSGIMLLRVHRLYRSTGASFAKAQQEFTAGVLRNEHVQGAAANVAAEAARTAVQQNLGSRY, from the exons ATGTCGGGCCTCGACTCCAATCCGTTCGCGGACCCGCACGCCCCGAGCCCGTTCGCCGACCCGGCCGTCACGCAAGTGACAAGCCGCAGCCAGCAGGCGCAGTCGGGGTTAGGCCTAGAGGACTACAACCCGTTCGCGGAACAGCCGCGACCACCGACCGCGAGTCCACCCCAGTACAGGCCTTCGACGGTCGCGACGCCAGCGGCGTCTTCGGCCGTTGTCCAGCCGGCTGTTATGCAGGCCGTCACGGAACCGCCTCCGGCTTACAcggcgggcggcggcggcggtcagtcgACCACGATCTCCACGGCCGAGCTCCAGAAGCGCCAGGAGGAGCTCGAGAAAAAG CGGCCTGAGCTGCAGGCCCGCGAGGAGGCCCTGCGCGGGGCGCAGTTCAACGCGCGCGCCAACAACTGGCCGCCGCTGCCCGACAAGTGCTGCGTGGCGCCCTGCTTCTACCAGGACATCGGCGTGGACATTCCGCTCGAGTTCCAGAAGATCGTGCGCACCGTCTACTACCTGTGGATCTTCTACGTGCTCGTGCTGGTGCTCAACTTCCTGGGCGGCCTGGCCATCCTTGTCAAGGAGGGCGGCGCCACGCACTTCGGCTTCTCCATCCTCTACCTGGTCCTCTTCGCGCCGCTCTCGTTCCTCTGCTGGTTCCGGCCGCTGTACAAGGCTTTCCGCTCCGACTCCTCCTTCAACTTCAtggtcttcttcttcgtcttcttcgtgCAGCTGATCGTGTCGGTCATCTACGCCGTCGGCATCGGCACCACGGGCGCCTCGGGCTTCGTGGTTGCCATCGACGCGTTCAGCAAGTCCATCGCGCTCGGCATCTTCCTCACCATCGTGGCGACGGGCCACGCGGTGAACGCGGCCTGGTCGGGCATCATGCTGCTGCGCGTGCACCGCCTCTACCGCTCGACGGGCGCCTCGTTCGCCAAGGCGCAGCAGGAGTTCACCGCGGGCGTGCTGCGCAACGAGCACGTCCAGGGAGCCGCCGCAAACGTGGCGGCCGAGGCGGCGCGCACGGCCGTCCAGCAGAACCTCGGCAGCCGGTACTGA